The genomic DNA TTGGAgttgaaggaggaagaggacgTGCTGGTGCTGCTCGGCTCGGCCTCCCCCGCCTCGGCGGCTCTGACCCCGCTATCTTCCAGCGCCgacgaggaggaagaggaggagccgGGCGCGTCGGGCGGGGCGCGTCGGCAGCGTGGGgtcggggccggggccggggcgcgGGCTGGCTCGCCGGGAGGGGCCGAGGGCTGCCGGCCAGCGCGGCTGCTGGGTCTGGTGCACGAGTGCAAACGGCGCCCCTCCAGGGCGCGGGCCGTTTCTCGCGGCGCCAAGACGGCCGAGACGGTGCAGCGCATCAAGAAGACCCGTAGATTGAAGGCCAACAACCGCGAGCGCAACCGCATGCACAACCTCAACGCGGCGCTGGACGCGCTGCGTGAGGTGCTCCCCACGTTCCCCGAGGACGCCAAGCTCACCAAGATCGAGACCCTGCGTTTCGCCCATAACTACATATGGGCGCTCACCGAGACGCTGCGCCTGGCTGACCActgcgggggcggcggcggcggcctgcCGGGGGCGCTCTTCTCCGAGGCCGTCTTGCTGAGCCCCGGAGGCTCTAGTGCCGCCCTGAGCAACAGCGGAGATAGCCCTTCGCCTGCCTCGACGTGGAGCTGCACGAACAGCCCCGCGCCGtcttcctccgcctcctccaaCTCCACCTCGCCCTACAGCTGCACTTTATCTCCTGCCAGCCCGGCGGGTTCAGACATGGACTATTGGCAGTCGCCACCTCCCGACAAGCACCGCTACGCACCTCACCTGCCCATAGTCAGGGACTGTTTCTAGAGCCGCCATCTCTGCTACCCACGCCAGGCCTTAGTGGCTACCCTTTCCTGTCCCCGTTCaagccctcctcccacccctctcctgACCCCGCTTCCATGCCCCAGAAACGATCTCACTACTCAGAGCAGGTGTAGCCGTTATGATTCCTGGGTTGTTTGTTGCCTTCCTTGGCGAAGGGCTTCCTTCATTCAGACGGGCTCTCTAATTTATTGGTGTGATGGAGCTTATTGTCAAAGAGGATGGTAGAGTTTGGGGGGCACTTCGTAAGGCTAAAAAGATGCTGGGAAGAAATGAAGGTGGCATGTCGAAAGAGTTTGCAGAGCGGACTGACGCTCCTCCCCTCTCTCGGTGCAGTGCGTGTGAATCTCCCAGAGGGAATGCAACTGGTTCCTGTGATCTCTTCACCTTTGCTTCTATGTAGAGATGTTAATGTCGAGTAGAAAGAAATGTATCTTAGCATCTGAATGATTTTACCGGTAATAATATTATCCACAGATTTGCAATGGCTGGCATCTGCTTTATTCCCAGTGCTGTCTGCGGGCTGTGGGAATTTCACCTGTCAAACCAAACTTTCCCTCTCTGATGTGCACTTTGTTCTGTTTCCCAGATTCGTCACAATGCCTATTGTCCcgcccttctctttcctttttcttctccattttgccATCTGTCTCTTATGATTTATAAGGGGGAAAAAGTTGTTTTGTTAGAGGGCCAGGTTAGAAGTCATTGTATAATTTGTAGGCTTTGTAATGATTGAATGCAAGCGTGGAAATTTAGGCTGAACTCTCTATCAAAAGGAGAAAtgtggaggaaaagggaaaaatcaggAGGGAGGATTGCTTCATGTATTATTTATCTCGACCTTTTAGGGGAGAAGGAACTCCCCTATTCTttcaagagattaaaaataaatcaacaggCTGAAAACCTAAGCAGACACGGAGCATTGCCAGGATCAGCCACACACGTGTTTCCTtctatttattataaagaaaaacttcATGAGAAAAGTATGTATTTTTGGTATATTCTACAGAGTTTATTCTAGTATGTATTTACATCTTGGAAGAACAAGAAAATTGTTCTCATGattaaactataaataaaatatctaattttCATAGTTTTTGTGTGTTGTATGACAATTTTTTCTTGCTTATGTGGCTTTTAGAAGAATGAGTTGCATTTTTCTGAAATTCTCCCAATATCAAATTGAGTAGAGTACTTGTATTTTTTTGTCAATGTTTGTGTAGAGATTTCACTGACACATAAGGTCTAAGCAATCACAGGAAGCTGAATTATATTCGAGACACTAACATTGATATAAAAGTATAACTCTCAATACAGACAAAACTTAGTTTCTAAGAAATCAATTTTGGAGCAAACAAGATTAGtaaaaaaatgggggaaatttacgataattttattttgataattaataattattttaattaatgataATTAAGCCATGATAAGTGCCAATGTTCAGaaaccttgattttaaaaaacagtgaagTTGAAATTTCTTGGTGGAGTATGTAGAAATTTGATTCTTACACTTCacttctttgagcttcagttATCATCTGTGAACTAAAGGGATTGGACAGTGATCTCTAAGggccccttccagctctaacatcTGTGACATAACTGAGtatttataaattcattattGAAAGCTGATTTCATATTAGCCAATCCAATCTTTGTTAAAATAGTTTACACAACTTCTTCAAAGAAACAGCAAAGATGTTTTCTTAATCTCCAGGGTACATAACTCTGTAACTTGTACCTCAATCTCCAAAGCAGAAATCAGTGACCTTTGGCCTTGGGTCAAAGATGACCAAGTGAAGGTTGACCACATTCTAGGTTTAAGCCCCTTAGGGAAGGGTGTCCAGGACAACACAAACTAAAAAAAGATCATGTCAGTAAAGAAATGTTGGTTGTTCACTGTCTCCCCAACCCGCAGAACTTCATATCTGCTCCTAGTTTGAGCCAAATCTTCCACTCCTCTGCATAAAGCAATGATAACTCTCCTGAGACGTCTATCTGACACTGCTCTTCCTCTCCATCTATATGGAAAATATTAAGTGTTTAATATCTCaataactcctttttttttttttttttttcgccgtACGctggccgctcactgttgtggcctctcccattgcggagcacaggctccggacgcgcaggctcagcggccatggctcacgggaccagccgctccgcggcatgtgggatcctcccggaccggggcatgaacctgtgtcctgtgcatcggcaggcggactctcaaccactgcgccaccagggaagcccaataactccatttttaataaaaggaagaaCCAACCCAGGGTTTGTCTGGCTTTCATCTCTGGGTGTAAGGGAGACTTGTTGGAAAACCCCTTCTAGTTTAAAGGTTGTATTATTCTTAGCCACTCGATTATCTGATATGAGGAGAAAGTGATTTTTCTCGTACATTCACCTTTATGTTTCTAGTGTTTAAAAAGCCAAGCCAGCAAGCAAAGCAATCGTAGTATGAGAGTTTTTAAAATCACGGTTTTAATGCCAAATAACTGTTAATTTAGTGATGATGATGCTTTTATGGTGATTATAGGCTTCTTTTGGAAACTTGCCAAGGAAACAGGTTCATGACACAAGTCTGGGGAAGGTAAATCTTCAGGTGCAGGTACTCAGGAAACCTCAGCTGGTGAGGGGGGATCCTATAAACAGGTGGTGACCCTAACAGCTTATTTGGAGAGGCACAGATGGGGGGAGGGTTCAATAGTCATAGTTTTGAGTAATGGGTAATACACCTAATGACTCAACCTGCGACCTAGTTGAATCTAGCAGCCACCTCTGCAGTTTCTCCAGGACCAGAGACCCGTTCAGCAAGAGCTTGCAGGTCCTCTTACACACCAGCATCACGTCATATACGGCAGGAATTCCGTCTCCCGTCTGTGGTCTACACTCGGGCTTTTCCCCCCCGCTATCTACAGCAGACCTCATTTTACACTAAGTAGGTACAGTTATTTTTTTATGGCGTCTAATCACTTTTAGCGGTCAAGAACGATGTTCTTTCTGCCTCACTTCGCGCTGGGAGTTCTCCTCGCCACCCACTGCAACCTCCGCAGCCTGTGGGCTGAGGCCCAGTCGTCCGCTCCCGTCCCTTGTAGAGATGAGAATTACTGGTCGAAGCTTCAGCGGTAGGGAATATAGTCGATCTTCCTTTTTACCCATTCGCCTCCCGCCCTGGGACCAGCTCGGTCCGTCTGCACCAAGCAGGTTCGTGGGCCGCTGAGCCAAGCCATTCTATTTCTGGAGCTCTCTGCTGAGAGCCGTTTCAAGCAAGGCCATGAAGACGTTGTTCTGATGACAGTCCCACACCGCAAAATTTGCCAGATCTTTCCAGCTCCAGGGGCGCAGTGGCGTGTTTACCTAAGCCTGGAGAGGTGCGAGGGTTGGTCCTGGCCCGGGTGGATCTCTGCTTCGGCGCCGCCAGGCTCCGGGCATTGATTGTATTTACTTGTTCTGAAGTGCCCAGGACTTAGGGCTGATTTTCCTTCACCAGATCTAAGACAAATCCATCTGAGGGCGAACAAGGAGAAAACGGAGAAGCGGAAAGGTGGGCCGCCGGGCGAGGTAGGGACGAGAGGAGTACTGGGGCTCCCGGAGCCCCCAGCACCTGGGCAGGAGCCGTGTAGGCTCCCTCCCGGGCAGAGCCCTGCGGGCCCTGCGGAGGCGCGGGCTTCGGAAGGCCCCGGGCGGCCTTGGCCGGGAGGGAGCGAGGGTCCTGTTACCGCGGAGCGCATCTAGACCCAGGGCCCGCTTCTGCGGCGCCCACCCTCCGGCCCGGGTCGCCTGGACGCAAGGCTGCGGCAGGGccgaggcagaggcagaggcagggagttgcgagccgccgccgcccgccgcgtGCACCCCCTGCATCGCACAGCCTTGGGCAGGTTGTGACTGCTGGGCCTCGACACCTGGAACCCGTTAAAAGCGCCTCCTCCTCACGCCCGGCCACggtctcttcccccacccccaggctcccGGGTCCCAGGCGAGCTTTGAATGTATTAATTAAATAAAGCAGGCAGCCCTTGAATCGCGCCAACGCAGGGCGCTCTCGGGAGCGTGAAAGTCCTGGCCTCCGAATCcgcaaaagaaaaatgtgtgaaaAGAGAATTAGTGAAATTAGGTTAGACCAATAAAACGTGAGGGCTCCAgcaccccccttccctctcccccagcctgggGCTAGAAGGGCTATCTGGTCTGATCTATTGTTTCCCGCCCTGGCAGGGGGTTCATTGTTTGATAAATAATTCCCCctccattttattctttaaaaaaaaatgggtattTGCATAATCACTGCTTTGATGTGGCCAGAAATAGGAGGCTTGGTCTCCCCAAGTCTGCTATTGGTAGCGAAGCAACAAAGCTCGATCCAGATCTTTCACTTCGCTGACAGCGTGTGGGGCAGATTGTCAGAAACGGCTGCGTTAAGCTCctgcctcctttttaaaaaggatcCACTTTAATGATTAAACCTAAGGAATGTCCCCAAAGGGGGAAGGCGGTGAAGGACGAGAGCTCTCagccccctccacctccctctgtcctccaggGTTCATTGTTCTCGGCAGTCTCTTTTCCAAAGCCCTTGCGGGCGTGCGCCTCGCTTGGGGCCTCCCCACGTGGCTCCGCAGTGGGCACCCGCCGGGGTCCGCCGGGGCCGAGGTCTGCAGGAGCGGTCCTTCTCGTCCCCCACCCGTTTTTCCTTTCCCAGTTTGGTTTACCCAGCCTGGGTGGGGTTCGTCTTATGGAGGACGCCGAAGTGAGCTGCTCTTTGGTCCCCGAGTGGAAACGAGGCGGGTGGGGAGGGCCCCTGGGAACGCAAGATGGGGGCAGTTTCAGATGGTCCCCGACAGGAGAGAGGAGCAAAGAAATTCAGTCATCCGGAAAGCGGATCGAGAAAGCCAGTGTGGCCGGAGCTATTATATCCCTGCACGGTGGCGGGAGTCGGAAGATGGAGTGGGAAAGAGTCCTGATGCTGTGTGCACTAcaataaatgacttttttttttttctttcctctcggTGCCGGGGTCGCAGGAGGAGGGAAGGCGGTGGGAGTTCTCTGCTATcatctctgctttctctctcacCCAGCTTCTCCAAACCTTCAAGCACGAAGGGGGAAAAGCCAACTTGGATTATTGACTAGGAACGTTATGTGATGAGGCTGGGGCTTCCTGAGCAACCGGACAGCCACCAGCTCTGCGCTCCAGCCTGGGTAGGTCTCACCTGTGGGAGAAACGCTCAGCCTCCTCGGGCCCTAAGCCCAGGATTCCGggaaggcgggggcggggagacGCAGGCGGGAACGAAGGGGGATCCGCGAAGCACCTGCGCGACCGGGGTCCCATTCCTCTTCCGAGCCCCCGCCATCTCACCAAGCCGGACTCCGGGGCATTCTTCAAGTGTCCCACCAGCTTTTGGACTCAGAGCTTCAACAGTTGTTTAGCTCATTGTAAATTCTCTTTTTACTTatctttcctttttacttttcaaGGCTGTAATTGTATAAGCAATCGTTTTCCTTCATATCAAGTTTCTCACAAAAGTCATACTTCTTACGAAATAGAAGGACTTGGGATTCAAGATTTTTCCCAATGGAAgcatacttttaattttgtttggacTTTGACAATAGCCCTGTAGAGTCATGTTACCTGGTAGACACTGTAGGGTATACTGAATTCCAGAGATGTAAGAAATCAAGAGGCAAAAAGTTAGAGTTATTTCAAAGGACACATCTCCCAGAGAGGCTGTTTGGACTGTAGCTGGTCTTTCAAAGATTCAAAAACAAGTGTATATCTTCTCTGATCTTGTTGAAGTGTAGAACAGACTGTGCCACCAGTATTTTTCATCATTCATCCTTCCCTTCTAATGATTCCATTACCACCTTCTCCTTGATTCTCTCCACTCCAGGACCTGGAGGCATACCTGGAGACATTAAACAACGAAGCAAAGAACCAAAATCTTTCACCTATCTTACTTGATCTAGAAACAATTAAGTAAAAGTGCTGAAGTCCATGTTATATGGGAACAGGAAACTTCAAAATAAGCAGAGAAAGCTGGGGGCTGGTTTCCAGGGTAGCAGCTTGCAATAAAGCCTAATTCCTTGTGACAAAGAGGTCATCTTCCTTTTCACATGTGTTTATGATCCCTTTGTGCATTGTATTTTGGCATAAAAGCTTCTATGCTCTGTCAGGCCTCCACAGGCAGCTCTATGACTCTCAAGGGGGTTTATTGCCTCTTTGGTATAAGAATAGCAGAAAGAAGCCAAACTAGTGCCAGTGTGACAAAGGACAACCCCACAGGCTTGCCACTGCTTTCTTTCTGTAACATAAATTTTGCTATgcattgaaataatttaaaaatgagagattCTGGGATAACTTTAATTTGATTTTGTGGTTTTTCTTCATACCTTTCACATCTATTGAAACACTACATGCAAACATGTACAAGAAGATTGATTCATTGTGAGGATATGATCAATTTATCTTTTTGCCTTACTTTCCAcataattttggaaaagaaatcaaatgaGGTAAAACCTTTGAAGCTGTACGGAGAAAAGTCTAACCATAAACTTTACATAACTATTGTATTAATGCATTAATACTTCTTTCATTCCTAGAACatgatcaaaaaaattttttttctgaatcaaaCCTATCTGAACTAATATCTTCCTTAACTCAAAGTTGCCATGGCAGCAGCTTGAAacagacaaagaagaaaacatgattTTGCTGGTGGAGCACTAAAGCAACTCAAAAGTTTTGAGTTCAAATCCAGTGTTTCTCTTGAATTAGAAGAAAATGATTTCACCATATCTGCATGACATGGGCACTGCACAGGCAAGCCTTGCCAATAGAGCTCTTGATGGCTTTGCAAAAGAAATTCCTATCATTTTCAGTAGACCTAGGAGGGTCTATATGACATCTTTAGTCTGGGAAGAATCAGAAAGAGTGTAGTgaaaactgagttttttttttttgtgagcaaataatttaaaaggggTTTCAGTTCTACTTGAGTAAAACTGTCCTGGAATCTTAAGACCATTCTGCTCTCCTACATTGGGGAGACTTGTCTAGACTTCCTAGAGTTTTTGTCAGAGCAAAATGGTTCTAAACTATGTAAGATGAAACTGAACTGCTGAAGGCACTGGCCAGAGTACTTCCCTCACCTTCACATTACTCTGAATTTCTCAGATACTCATGTCTTCAATAACAACATGTATAAGATGGTAATGGTGATAACACATTACAAAGCAGGCTGGAGCAAATCCCTATGGTGGCAACTACTGGTCATAGCTCTCCAGATAATTGCTAGTTCCATCTCTTTCCACCAAAAAGACACCAAAGTTCAATGGTTCCCCTTTCCTACCCCAGCAAAACAAGTGATATTACGAGATCTTCCGTAAGGGACTAAAAGGAGAGTATTCATAAATGTTAGGCTTCTCAACTTTTTGGTATTCATGACACACTTTAGAATTTTGATAGCATATTTGAAGGGATTGGGAGTCTCCAAATAACATTAAACAAGGTAGCTATGATTACACCACACAGTATCTTCACTGTCTCACAGAATCTGTTAACAGTCATAACCGTCAGCCACTGCCCTTCATCATGGTATCACTGTTTCAGTATTACTATTTCTTGTCCTGATAGCGCCTCCCATATGCACTAGGCAATATTCCtgcatgtttcaggaaacagaatTTCATTGGTACTATCTTTATCCTACTCCGGAACTCTTATTCAAAGCCTGTGACTTCATTTCATTCCATCTGGACAAAATGCTGCCGCTGGATACTGTGGAGGACAGTTCTAGACTCCATGAATATCTGATGTTCTAACCCTATTGGGCATGCTTAGGCCCCTTACAGTAGGGTGGGGCTCCATCTCTGGTCTCTATCTTCCTCTTCTCTTGAGAGGGTGAGGCCAACATATCAAAGCTCGTTGGGCTTCTGAGTGATCATATAAAGAGTAGTGGTTCTTGTGAGTCACCTCAACTCACAGTGTATGTTAcatgagggagaaaaaaacttGTGAGTTGAAAGCCAGGAAGATTTGAAGGTTGTTGCTGCATCATAAAAACCCACTTTGATTAATATGGAAGTATATTTATTTGAAGACTATATAACTTatttgtagcaaaaaaaaaaaaagtctgtaaaacTTGGTGGCTCACCTCTGAATAGTTTGAAGATTCTGTTataaaagacaattttatttttatttttggccatgcaaGAAAGCTTTATGTCTCAAAGTCTACAGCCATTCttagagtgatttttaaaaatcatcttaaccattttaactGTACAGTTTAGTAGTTTTAAGTATATTTgcagtgttgtgcaaccaatctccagaatgttttcatcttgcaaaactgtaaCTCTACACCCATCAAAAACAgctcccatttctcctcccttccaACCTCTGGAAACCAAtattcttctttctgttcctatgaatttgactactttacaTACCTTAtgtaataaaagctatttttatttttaaagcatatagtGTCACTGTCCTCATTTTCTCTATTGtaataaactttaattttatttctccctACTGCTGATGTAGAAGTAAGCATGTATGAAGTTCTGTCATTCACGACACATAACCTTTCTGCTATCTTGTGGGAAATAATAATATGCAGCTGTACTCTCCTTTGTATAGTGTTAC from Pseudorca crassidens isolate mPseCra1 chromosome 4, mPseCra1.hap1, whole genome shotgun sequence includes the following:
- the NEUROG2 gene encoding neurogenin-2, which encodes MFVKSETLELKEEEDVLVLLGSASPASAALTPLSSSADEEEEEEPGASGGARRQRGVGAGAGARAGSPGGAEGCRPARLLGLVHECKRRPSRARAVSRGAKTAETVQRIKKTRRLKANNRERNRMHNLNAALDALREVLPTFPEDAKLTKIETLRFAHNYIWALTETLRLADHCGGGGGGLPGALFSEAVLLSPGGSSAALSNSGDSPSPASTWSCTNSPAPSSSASSNSTSPYSCTLSPASPAGSDMDYWQSPPPDKHRYAPHLPIVRDCF